taaatattaaaatagcaTCAGTCTTAAAGCTCAATTTGGGCCAATTTATTAACTAAGAGGTCGATAGGGGTTATAATTTATTTCTAACTCACACATATGTAGAAAATAAATAGACAGATGGTTATCTTAGGTAACATGGAAACAGGTCGAATGAGTCAAAGTTGCCCAGGTGTTTTTCTTAAAGTATAAAACAGGGAACCAGGAAATGGTTATCCGTATTGAGATACAAAGATTAATAATTGCATGTCCAGGATTTAAACCTTGGAAAGGGGAAAAACAAGAATAAAAAAACTGACAGCCTTGTGTGGCCATGCAAGCCTCCCTTGAGATAGCTTTAACCAGTTCAAGTTAGGTAGCGGTGTATTCGGGCCTCGTGAACTAGTCAGTGAAAGCCCAGACATGTCACCTACCAAATACCATAATGGACACAACCAGCTGAattgatataataatttaaattaagaTTACTACTGTAATCAAATTTTCTTTAAATTCATTCAAAGCATATCTTATACATCTGACAAATAGTGTTTAGGGTCATCCCTGCCAGCTTTGCATACAGCAAAATTGTCTCTGACAGTCATCCAACCCAACCTACCCTGACCATTTTTCCACCTCTAATCatgaatatatgataaaaagGTCAACTGGGAGACATAGAAACTCTAGTATAGCACAACTAAGATCCTAGATATTAGGGATAAAGTCACATATAATGAATGTACGCATATCAGAGGAACAATCATTTAGCACAAAGAGATGGATAAGGGACCAACTATCACCGACCGGTCCCACGACCAACATGAGAGAAGGTAAATTGAGTACTACGGTTAAAGGGACATGAGGTCGGGATTTGAACCCCTAAACTCTTCTTTTATGTTGCATGTCCTACTCCACTAGGCCACCGTTGCGGGGACATAACTACTGGCTGTCAAAATATGCATGAATAGGTTTTAACTGGAATAAGAAATGCAGGGACTTTGCCACACACTATGCAACAAACAACCAATGATTAAAAAGCTTTGCATACAAGTTTCATATTACCTGCCACAAAAAGTCTTCAACTGCATGATCATTTCCCAGCACGGACAATATCTTTCCGGCTTCAATGAAAAAACCTAGTACTACAGAATCAGTAACAATATCACAAATGTAAGGCTTTCCAGTCAGCACCTCATATAGACCCAAAGTACTTCCATGTGCAAATGTTGGATGTAAGAAGTGCGTGTTTTTTATCCATTTGCTTTCCCACTGTAGAAAAATAAACATGATGTTACTGATCAACATATTCTATAGGTGGCACACCCAACCATTTAAGGCATTTACAAGTAATGGGTTGATTCAGGTTATGTTCTCAAAATAGGTCGTAGCTAGCAAGTATTGATATTAAAGGGAATAGGGTCAAATTTGCCTAAGCTCAAGAGAATTGTATATTTACTTGAAACATCCTACATGTTATTCGAAAATAATAATTCTTGATTAAGTTAAAGTAgttttaatcaaaatataatttgaataaaaagtCTCAGGTCAACTCGAGCCAAACCGACCCACACTAAAAAGGAATTACCTATTTGACCATTTGCTCTAACCCGCCTGACCTGCCCATTTTTTCGTCTCAATTACAATGTATTAAGTGAACCATAACTGACATATGCCACCCGGGACCCGGGCTCTTAACTTAATACTGTAATTTGATCAATTACCTTCACCACACCATTAGAAATAAGCCAAATTCCATTAGACTTGGATCCCTCTCTATAAAGGGGAACACCGCCTAGTTTCATCGTCTCCTTTGTGGAACCCACAATTTGTTCACGCACCATTGATGGAAGGGCTCCCAATAAAGGATTAGCACTAATCAAATCATGTGCTTTGGGAATCTTAACCAAAGGGGGATTTCGTAGAAGTTTCTTCAAGTCAGTCTACATTACAAGAAAAATCAATAAATTAGGATGCTTAAGCCATTGAAAACTAGACTAACATATTTGTGAGGAATACCTGGACATCATCATGAAGATGAGCCAATTCCTTCTCCTCTAATAATCCAGATTTCTCAAGATCTTGAACGTATTCAATTAGATGATTGAGCACCGAATATGTTACTTGCCTTGTTTTCAGAACACGTAAAACCTAAAAGATTGTCATTTAGAATTTTTCCATGAATAACAGTCACAACTATGCCAAATAGAATTCTTACTTGAAAAGAAACAATGTGAAAGTGTCCTCTTAGGACGTGAGCACCACtttcttgaaaaaaaattaatgtgagACTTTAAGAGACCATCTAAGTGTTTTAATTATGATCAAACATAACATGTGTCTCTCATGCCccaaatatttcattaaataatatattattttcatgatGTAAAGATGTTTTTATCTTTGTCTCCCTTAGTAGCTAACCTGTGGAAAAGTAGTGCGAACATCTTCCAGAAACTTTTTTGCTTCCTCTCCTTCTGTCTCACTCTCGCTAATTATTGCCAAAGCAATTTCACTATCACCTAGAATAAGAGTTGCAAATATTATTGCCAGTACTTTAAGCTGAGTATTATAGATGATGAGAAAAAAACTCCTCATGGTTCCACAACAGGAAAATAAGAACTCAAAATCTGTTACTGTTACAAGAACAGTGACATAACCACAGGGCATAGGCATTTTCTAAAGATTATCATAACGTTTGATCCCATCTACAAGTATACGGACATAAAAAGATGATGCTCCTCCATGAAAATAAACGAGcaatagtacccgcgcaatgcggcggagagatggtgggggtgataggtccttggaggtgataagtcatagagtgtgaaagccaaatgccttagccgtacgggatccgtactcggatttaaaaattcgtcgaaagtatatcgaatgacatctctaatgaaagagcatgaaattttaataacacccatacaaatattataatttatcaatatacggttttgagataaaagaatttgaataaattagaggaataaaataatttatggagaagagagaaaaaaaaatgagtggttgagatttaagaggagagagaaaaaagagtggttgagatttaagggtattataggtatattagatagagatgtttaatttagtgaataaagaagaagggtaatttaggtagttcaaatcatcttttgagatttcaaaaaagggcaaaatgctttatgaaatagtatagataaaggAGAAGTGGGGTTTTAGTTCAATCCCAGATAACACGAGCCTTTGAGCTTTTCAACATTTCAACAAAtccttaaataaaaaatagatattgACTAGGAGAATATTGGATATACATATCAGCATATCATTTCTTAAAGTATATATGCGGAAAACATATACAATTGATGGATCTCCTTAGAATTTGTTAACTCTATCCTCAGATATGTATAAGCTTTAAGACTCTTGCCAATACATATATCCACCCATGCATGAATTTATGAAAGCATATGTGTGTACCTACCAACTAGGTATCTGATTTAAAAGAAATCAGATTCATATAACTTCAgcatttgaaaagaaaaacatattcaTTTCcaatttacaaataattaaGAGTGACAATTACCAATGAAGTCATGTAGTTGCTGACGTGCAATCCTATGGGCTCGAAGAAAAGCAGCCGATATGTAACATCCAGATTCCAACCTTTCGACTGTGAAGTAGGTTACAAGTTTTCGGGGGAACGTGCTTGTTTGCAGAAACTTGAAATAACTAGGGAAATGAACATTAGATTTCAACCCATTCCAATCACATAGTGGTTCAAACGACACCAAATCAAGTGCCCCATCAACGGATTGCATCAAAATGTTTGCTGTAAATTGAGTGATCCTACCTTCCTCCAGCATCGCCCAATAAGCAGCTTGCACACCTAACATGCGACAAATGCATTCTTTATGAAGAGAATAGCTACCATattgattgaaaatatatatatatatatatataataacaaaacagGTTACCATTTAAAAACCGTATACGTATATCAGATAGATGCATGTGCTCTACATTGTTATCAGTATCTGATGTAGTATGAGGATGGATCCGTTCTCCTTCTGCATCATGTAAACATGTGATATATTTCTTGACAGTAGGCCAATCAGCAGGTCCtaattcttcatcatcaacaagaTCACTAAATGCCTCCAGTGCTTTGCTCATCATTTCATACTTGGTGTACTCCAGTATACGCCTCTACcacaataattaaatatgactTAGACTGGGTAAACAAACTTTTGTAATACCAACACAGAAATTAGTGGTAAAAATCATAAAGTTGATATGCTCATATGCATGTGTAAACCCACAGGTAGTTTACTGGAAAGTACAAAAGTGTGCTGCTGTAGACAATATAAatcgaaataattaattaagaggATACCTTAGCTGCTGACAGCTTATCCATATCTAGCATCCGTAAAACAAACTGGGTAGTTGATCCATTTACTATAAGAGTTAGAAACACAATTCCACCAGTGAAAAACACAAACTGCACAAGCGAGACAATTAGATCAGCtatgatgattttttttaaatcatgaATTTTCCCGTGCATAACTAATCTCACATGTACCATAcattttatacaaaatattaCAACATCAAATACAATATAGCCGAGGGAAATACCAAAGTTCCTGTCTCGCCACTTATGTACATAGATGTGTCACTAGATTGCTGAAACGAACATAAGAGGCTCTGGTTAGTATAAAAAGGAACAAAGATCAGATATgcaaaaacatacatagtaagTTAAGCAGGGCAAGGAAAATTAGCTTAAAAAATACTCAAGTAATGCAAAAAATTCACATAGTACCATGTTTATTTAACtatttgatttttcatttcGCTTGTCATATTTGGACTAATAGACATACAATAGATGCTTCTGATGTTACCAAGAACATGCAAGTCCTAGAAGTCTACTGAAGTAATGGTAATGCAGTAACAGTAGTGTATTATTAAAACTTGAAGTAATACATGttcattttacattaattatgaGAGAAAATGGGTGTCTGTTGTTCCTGAGCAACATGCCCTAGATGTATGAAATGATGGCCTATTAGATAGGCTTGTAAGGATGCTCAAGAACCCTCCACTTTTATCAGAGATCTAACGGAGTGGTGAAACTCCGCACATTCCAACTAACATCTTCCATCAGAAATCTTAAATCATCCTTCTCTAGTTCCTCAGCATCCTGGTTTGTTACCAGTGTTCATTCAGTGACTTCTTCCGGCCCAAACACCCAGTCTGGACCTGCTGCGTCCAGGATCTCATATAATAATTCTTATACCATTGTTATTTCCTAGAATAACCTCAATTGAGACCGAGGATCAACTACTGAATCACATCAactttatgttaatttatggACATTGAATTGACATGATGTGTTAGGAATAAAAACATCTTAAAACTGATGAAGAATACACTATCTTGTGGTTTCAAGATTTTTTTAAGAAGTGGCAGTATAAAGTCATTTGCTATGAATGGCTCAATAACGGTTATGGTTCTATCGCTATATCGCTATGGTCAAACagataaaatacataaaaatagtttaaagaAACACGACAAATGTGTCAAACAGTTATGACTCGCTTAAATgtactttaaagtttaaattcattaaattaaCTGAAATATTTCCTACTATATTTGAAATACTTATACATCTAAGACTTTAAACTGCGGGGAACCGTACCAAAAAAttaatactaaataaaataaaaaaccatttTACAACCTCTAATTGCttttataagtaataaaatGAAGGATAACTTGCCTTAACTGACAAAGAAAGAGACAATGCCACCGCACCTCTTAAACCAGACCACACAAGTATAATAGCTTCTTTCCAATCCAATCCATAACCAAAATAACGTAAAAAGGGATATAATGATCCAACCACTATGGCCCGTGAGAGTTGTAGCAAAACATAAAGGAGAATGAGGTAGCCCCAAGCACTCTCTGtgacaaatataaaaaaatataatcatgCCAACGGAGAATACAAATAAAGATATGTGCAGATGCTTAAACACAATGGAAAATATAGACACATTACTAGAACTTTGTATATTTATTCCGATACAAATATACACAGGTTCCTTGTGTGTAATTGATAGTAATCTATTGAGCTGATTTTACATTATAACTTTGCCCACTATAACTAATGATTGTTGCGCTCCTCTTAAAGCTAATGTACATGCAAGCCTATTTCTATACAGTTGTTTGACGAGTAGAAAGGTCTTATGATCATATAAGAGGGAAAGATAACAAACTTACTCTCATGTTTTAGAATGCTGTCACCTCCAAGTATACCTTCTGCTATCACTACTCCACTACAAGATATATCAAGTATAAGTAAGACCACAGACACAGAGAGAGAAAACCATGGCAGTCCCCACCATATTAAATTGTATCTAAAAGTAGAAGTACATGAGGTTCTATTAAAAGACTGCATACCTCAAAATGAAGATAAGAGTATTAGCGATATATGCTACCATTTCCCTGCAGTTCAACATGATGAAGGCCAAAAAGAGTATTACAAAATAACTAGTATTCTCAAGGAAATGCATATCagaagattaaaataaaagatgctAAGCAGTGCTAAGGATCTTGGGTATGTAGGCCTGAGAGGACATCCTGAGTTTGAACCTTAACTCGATATGTTTCTACTGCCTTCCGTTTGACAAGATCATCAACACACAAAAAACCCTTGGTGGTTTAATTGTGCGAAACTCATACATCTCCAGGGGTATGGATCTTGGGCGTGTAGGCCTGAAGAGTATGTCGCGAGTTTAAGTGAGGACGTGAAGTATGGAACTTGTGTGTGTAGGCATGATGAGGCCGACAGAAGTTTAAGTGGCGTTCGTATAATTTGTTCCACATTGGAATATGATTAAAACTTTGAGGCCTTTATAAGTCCTAAGTTATAGGCTACTAATACCTTCTAACatgatttcaattttcaaaagatATAGGGACTATAGCTATGTGCTTTTGGGGTATTAGACCTTTAGACCATGTGTTTTCTGTTAATTGTTCTTTCCAATTACAATACAAGACAAAAAGTTGTGAAATACCAGAAATGATGCAAGCTTTGTTGTCCTTCACCCTTGAAAGCAGTTCTAGCAACAGCAGCATAGAACCTGCACAAATATTTGCGTATGCAAATTAGTGTACTTTCAGCATATGGTGATTGTTGAAGAAACTCAACTTACATGCCCAACGTCATCACTGTTAATACTCCAGAAATATCAGCACCCTCTTGGGACTATCACAAAAAAACACAACTTAGCTTATACAACCTGTATAGAAGAACATCATCTCATTAAACAACAGTGTTCTAGGAACACTCACCAAGCCTATTAATTATTATCACTCAAAAGGAGTTGACTTGAAACAGATTCATGCAAATATTGATCAGTTTCTGACAGCTTTAAAGACATGCCTCTTACTTACGCTAATAAGATTACAAAAATATCAAGTTGTAACTTATAAGTCAATTTTCTAGCTACCATTAACTATAGTCCAGTACTAGAATTTGTTCCAGGTAGTTACGCAATTCATGACCGCTTAGGGATAACCCATACTATTTCTATTACCAACACAGCACTAATCACTTTATGTAATGTGGTGGTACACATATGCAATCACATACTAGCATCCATTAAGAGTCACTACAACCAAGTGATGGAATGTGAAATACATTAACTAAAACCCATTCctttaaaacttaaatatcCAACTGCAGTCAGGAAAAGAGCCACTGACCtttctttattatattcttAGGAATAGAAAACTGTCATCTGCAAAtactatataatatttttgtttaatcaaTCATCAAGTGAAACAGTGCAAATGTAAATGGCAAATAGTAAGTAAGCTACCTCATTTATAGCTCAAAATTCAACGCTTAAAGATCGCAGCTGGGTATCTTCGATTGCATTTGTAGATCTAATATCATTTATAGaccagatttttttttaatttcttatctATGGTTAACCTATAGCCACCTAGGTATCCACCCACTTTAAGAGCCGACTAAACCCAGGGCGACCACCCGCTTTGTGGGTAGCCTGGAGTCGACGCTGGTGAACTTTCATGGCCACAAGGGGGTATAATTTTATTGCTTATAGATTTCAAACTTGGGATCTCTAGGTATCTTCAGCCTTAGAGACCAAGCCTTTACCACTGGGCCACCACCCTTGTGGTTTAAACcaaatattttatacaaaataGAAAGAATGATAATGCATAAGCAACTACTTAGCACTTAGTGGACATAAGAACAAGATCAACTTTGCAGCTACATCAATGGTCTCTATATTTAAAGGAGAACTCAACAATTTGATGAATAAACTAATATATCTTCTGCTGAATATAGGCGGATTATAACCAGTTAACCACCCTCTTTTCACAAATCCTATCAAAACTAGTTTTTTAAGGAGAGCAAAGTATATCTGTCTGAAATGTACTTTTGCGAGTTCAAGAGGTAGGTAAAATACCGTGAAGAAAGCAAGGTAGCTCACAGCAAGAGTCAACGTAATTTCTATCACTGTATCATTGAATATAAATCCAAGCCACAAATAAGACACCAAACCAAATGCAATACCCATTCCTACACTGGacgaaaaaataattatatcataCCAACTATAGACTCCATATTTACAAGTTGATACCGATACACTTACGCTCCAACAGATACTGTTGCCAAGAATTTGATGATGGACCCAAAGGTATAGCTTGATCCAGTTACCATTCGGAAAAAAAGGGTATAAACAACGATTGCCGTCCTGGATGTACAGAATGCAGCTAGTTATGGTTTAGAATTTAtgatattaacatataataGAATCTCTTATTACATTAGATCCTTGACTACAAGTTCTAAGAGAACCAGAAAATTGATACCCGTCATTCATTAATGACTCTCCTTCAATAATAGTACTTAGTTTTTTGCTTGCACCAAGCTCTTTTAGTAAAGCCACCACAGCAACAGGATCGGTGGCACTCAAGAGTCCTCCAAGGAGCAATGACGTTTTCCAGCTCCAATCATATGGGAAAATGAGCTGCGGTTAAGTATGTAGGatattattagaaaacaaatgacgCCAGCAAAACCCAGGAAAAAGTGTGCAGGCAAACCTTTAAAGCAGCGCCAAGGATGAAGGTGGATATTAAAACTCCAGGCCCAGCAAGAAGTAGCATTTGCGCCATGCATTTCTAAAATGACGTGAGAGTGCAAAttgaataagaaaaaataataattctcCATTTATAGCAATACTGGCGTAGAAAGAACTACTGAAAAATTGCTGGAAACCACTGGCCAAATCATATTATCAATAGGTGATATGTTTATAATGCTTGATAAAATTGTCAAAAAGGTTTCATCCAGTACATTAAGAAACCGAGTGACAATCGCGATACCCCGACCATTATCAAGTTAGCCCCACTTAACATGCAAACGAAGTATAGAATCAACCTTGATTTGATGCACCTCCATtgaaaatgaactttcaaaaagTAGAGCGGGAAGAAAAACAGCTAGTAAAAGATCAGGATTAATATTTGCCCCTGCACATGAACCATGTATATGACTCAAAGTAGCCGACACGACATCACAAAGAAACTTTCCAAGTGAAGCATCACCATAAATGGGTGTGCAAAAATTGGAGTACATCTTAACTAACAGGATTGATTTACTTACATATCCGAATTCCATCACCAACCTTTCCTAACCGATGTTTTGTTCCATATTCTGTAGAATAgagatttttttaaacattaaagAACACAACATTAGAAACATATAGT
The sequence above is drawn from the Erigeron canadensis isolate Cc75 chromosome 4, C_canadensis_v1, whole genome shotgun sequence genome and encodes:
- the LOC122594984 gene encoding sodium/hydrogen exchanger 8-like — its product is MEEGWTIAADVEEEDGDYNPTDAVLFVGISLVLGIASRHLLRGTRVPYTVALLVLGIAMGSLEYGTKHRLGKVGDGIRIWANINPDLLLAVFLPALLFESSFSMEVHQIKKCMAQMLLLAGPGVLISTFILGAALKLIFPYDWSWKTSLLLGGLLSATDPVAVVALLKELGASKKLSTIIEGESLMNDGTAIVVYTLFFRMVTGSSYTFGSIIKFLATVSVGAVGMGIAFGLVSYLWLGFIFNDTVIEITLTLAVSYLAFFTSQEGADISGVLTVMTLGMFYAAVARTAFKGEGQQSLHHFWEMVAYIANTLIFILSGVVIAEGILGGDSILKHEKSAWGYLILLYVLLQLSRAIVVGSLYPFLRYFGYGLDWKEAIILVWSGLRGAVALSLSLSVKQSSDTSMYISGETGTLFVFFTGGIVFLTLIVNGSTTQFVLRMLDMDKLSAAKRRILEYTKYEMMSKALEAFSDLVDDEELGPADWPTVKKYITCLHDAEGERIHPHTTSDTDNNVEHMHLSDIRIRFLNGVQAAYWAMLEEGRITQFTANILMQSVDGALDLVSFEPLCDWNGLKSNVHFPSYFKFLQTSTFPRKLVTYFTVERLESGCYISAAFLRAHRIARQQLHDFIGDSEIALAIISESETEGEEAKKFLEDVRTTFPQVLRVLKTRQVTYSVLNHLIEYVQDLEKSGLLEEKELAHLHDDVQTDLKKLLRNPPLVKIPKAHDLISANPLLGALPSMVREQIVGSTKETMKLGGVPLYREGSKSNGIWLISNGVVKWESKWIKNTHFLHPTFAHGSTLGLYEVLTGKPYICDIVTDSVVLGFFIEAGKILSVLGNDHAVEDFLWQESSIVLLKLLLPQIFEKMTMHDLRTLVAERSTMSTYITGETFELSQNKIGLLLEGFIKSQGHLELITAPSALFPLYSDRSFHVSEITGSSFSHHASSYIVETRARVIFYDIVGFEASRTLQRRTSSLMSHGGDNPSRSPAREHSGLMSWPERHSKSRQHLEHSNEIDQHGNNFSARAKQLSLYGSMISNERHSPRASPNGQVKPPKKSSHSRSYPRAPPTESRRLISVRSEGSTTVRKEVSVGSGSLIGPHKNSDANDVREMDYSSDESGGEDEHIVRIDSPSTLSFPRDP